The uncultured Desulfuromonas sp. genome has a segment encoding these proteins:
- a CDS encoding tetratricopeptide repeat protein has translation MESPEQMIEQATDKLEQGQGRQAVDLLLRAHRQFSDNEEVIVLLAEAYAENRQPRKALQLLERFGREDAAGAELVLALGDEYYAQDQVKQARQTYERLVSSAAHAAEALVRLGLLCFSEQDYGAAKKFFEQALQADPSCLAALNSLGDLCQEQNDPAGAKAWYLKALSVDDDDVESSGNLAELSYEAGQLDEAERYARQAVTLDPGYAPAWLTLGYLYLDQDRETDAVRCFETFLRWEKSPAANDIIIEVKAVLEALRD, from the coding sequence ATGGAATCTCCCGAGCAGATGATTGAACAGGCGACTGACAAGTTGGAACAGGGGCAAGGCCGGCAGGCGGTCGATCTGCTGTTGCGTGCCCATCGCCAATTCAGTGACAATGAAGAAGTGATTGTCCTGTTGGCCGAGGCCTACGCTGAAAACCGTCAGCCCCGCAAAGCGTTGCAGCTTCTGGAGCGCTTTGGCCGTGAGGATGCGGCTGGTGCCGAGCTGGTGTTGGCTCTGGGGGATGAGTATTATGCTCAGGACCAGGTCAAGCAGGCCCGGCAAACCTATGAACGGCTTGTTTCTTCCGCGGCTCATGCGGCGGAGGCGCTGGTGCGATTGGGGCTGTTGTGTTTTTCCGAACAGGACTATGGCGCGGCAAAAAAGTTTTTTGAGCAGGCGCTACAGGCTGACCCATCCTGTCTGGCGGCCTTGAATTCGCTGGGTGATTTATGCCAGGAGCAAAATGATCCGGCCGGAGCGAAAGCCTGGTATCTTAAAGCGCTGTCTGTGGACGATGACGATGTTGAATCGTCTGGCAACCTTGCCGAATTGAGTTATGAAGCCGGTCAATTGGACGAGGCTGAGCGCTATGCCCGCCAGGCTGTGACCCTGGACCCGGGGTATGCTCCGGCCTGGCTGACCTTAGGATATCTGTATCTGGATCAGGACCGCGAAACGGATGCGGTACGCTGCTTTGAGACCTTTCTACGTTGGGAGAAAAGTCCGGCTGCCAACGATATCATTATTGAGGTTAAAGCCGTTCTCGAGGCGCTTCGTGACTAG
- the miaA gene encoding tRNA (adenosine(37)-N6)-dimethylallyltransferase MiaA — protein sequence MTDDVRIPLVVVTGPTASGKTDLAVHIARRFPAEVISADSRQVYRYMDIGTAKATAEEQQAVRHHVIDVVDPDEKFSVANFSDLAHARIKEIYQRGHLPLVVGGTGLYIRALTDGLLDLPGENEALRRQLLAEEARCPGRLHQRLHACDPQMAKRLHPNDVTRIIRALEVFDLTRVPLSRWQLEHGFKEQPYRVLKVAVGMDRAELYDRINRRVVLMMDQGLVVETRQLLDRGYSPELKSMRTIGYQQAVRYLQNDLTRDEAIADIQQETRRYAKRQLTWFRKDKSIIWVDYDSRFDSILAWIEDFI from the coding sequence ATGACAGACGATGTCCGAATTCCACTGGTGGTGGTCACGGGCCCCACGGCCTCAGGAAAAACCGATTTGGCGGTCCACATTGCCCGTCGTTTTCCTGCCGAGGTTATCTCGGCGGATTCGCGCCAGGTGTATCGCTACATGGACATCGGCACGGCCAAGGCAACGGCTGAAGAGCAACAGGCGGTTCGTCATCATGTGATCGATGTGGTCGACCCTGACGAAAAATTCAGCGTGGCCAATTTTTCCGATCTGGCTCATGCGCGGATTAAGGAAATTTATCAGCGCGGTCATTTGCCGCTTGTCGTCGGCGGCACAGGTCTGTATATTCGTGCCCTTACTGACGGCTTATTGGATCTCCCCGGAGAGAATGAGGCCTTGCGGCGTCAGTTGCTGGCTGAAGAGGCACGTTGTCCCGGGAGGCTACATCAGCGTCTGCACGCCTGTGACCCGCAGATGGCCAAACGCCTGCATCCCAATGATGTGACGCGAATTATACGGGCTCTGGAAGTTTTTGATCTGACGAGAGTGCCGCTGTCTCGGTGGCAACTGGAGCACGGTTTTAAAGAGCAGCCCTACCGGGTGCTTAAAGTGGCCGTCGGCATGGATCGGGCCGAACTGTATGACCGGATCAATCGCCGAGTGGTGCTGATGATGGATCAGGGACTGGTCGTAGAAACCCGCCAGTTGCTTGATCGAGGCTACTCGCCAGAGCTGAAGTCAATGCGCACCATCGGTTATCAGCAGGCCGTCCGTTATCTGCAAAATGACCTGACGCGCGATGAGGCCATTGCCGATATTCAGCAGGAAACACGTCGTTATGCCAAACGGCAACTGACATGGTTTCGTAAAGATAAGTCGATTATTTGGGTTGATTACGATAGTAGGTTTGATAGTATCCTTGCATGGATTGAAGATTTTATTTAA
- a CDS encoding tetratricopeptide repeat protein, with protein sequence MANKDKILAAAQKYLQKNNISRAIKEYLKVLKIDERDVRSRQKLAELYSRLGKAEEALTEYEKVAAHYAENTFYLKAIAVYKQMQKLDPQNTAYALKLAKLNEQQGLVGNALSEYRVLLQHHQQYEEHDEAIKVLLRMQELDPENITIGMQTAEFYAKIDKTDDAMHAFEAVEQRIRDLGNYKQLQKFYERFTQVWPDNLTVQVNYGTAMVEFGEPLGGVQFLTNLHRQHPQDLAVLSALALGYHACSDFSNELECLQKLLQSAPDNLDFWLRLFQAGVDGQQYELTLTSLEKNREAFFAADRVAELKPYYEKMYEVFPDNKDLLPSLHAVYERLGEGEKLFNILSSEESEEEDLFAGGGEQEFSGGEVSDFDTVSFDDVTPSVSEETSSDNSLEFDELEFDLVDDAQGGGDESSFDDISFDISDDDGGAAPVDIQTDLEEADFYLQQGLLDEAEQVCKRLAQSCPGNAEVQQRLDAIASQRQGDKPEALSPADMPPATTRVQVQAVDSDESFDLDMVIDDSFVAPLENVDLNMGEEDIDSSLEGTLGQSTFDEEVHDLADSQRGIQTVIGEEDTESAYNLGVAYKEMGLYDDAVAEFDKAMRSPLRKIDSLTLKAACFIDQQKFDQAEDVLTLGLSDSLLSTKDRVVLYYETGLLYEAWHRYADALASYQVVADNDATFRDVSIKIIELKELVDDDSGSPSGESRVSYL encoded by the coding sequence GTGGCGAATAAAGATAAAATCTTAGCAGCAGCTCAAAAGTATCTGCAGAAAAATAACATCTCCAGAGCGATCAAGGAGTACCTGAAGGTGCTGAAGATCGACGAGCGGGATGTGCGCAGTCGTCAAAAGCTTGCTGAACTCTACAGCCGGCTCGGTAAAGCTGAAGAGGCATTGACCGAATATGAAAAGGTGGCAGCGCACTACGCTGAAAACACCTTCTATCTCAAGGCGATTGCGGTTTACAAGCAGATGCAGAAGCTTGATCCGCAGAATACCGCTTATGCCCTGAAATTGGCCAAGCTTAATGAACAGCAGGGTCTGGTTGGCAATGCCTTGTCCGAGTATCGTGTGTTGCTGCAACATCATCAGCAGTATGAAGAGCATGATGAAGCGATTAAGGTTCTGCTCCGCATGCAGGAGCTTGATCCTGAGAATATTACCATCGGTATGCAAACAGCCGAGTTCTATGCCAAGATCGATAAGACCGATGACGCCATGCACGCCTTTGAGGCGGTGGAACAGCGTATTCGCGATTTGGGCAATTACAAACAATTGCAAAAATTTTACGAGCGGTTCACCCAGGTCTGGCCTGACAACCTGACTGTCCAGGTGAATTACGGCACTGCGATGGTCGAGTTTGGTGAGCCTCTGGGCGGTGTTCAATTTTTGACCAACCTTCACCGTCAGCACCCTCAGGACCTGGCTGTTCTGTCGGCTCTGGCTCTTGGCTATCATGCCTGTAGTGACTTCTCCAATGAACTTGAGTGTCTGCAAAAACTGCTTCAGAGCGCGCCCGACAATCTGGACTTCTGGCTGCGTCTTTTTCAGGCCGGTGTTGATGGTCAGCAGTACGAGCTGACCCTGACTTCTCTGGAGAAAAACCGCGAGGCATTTTTTGCCGCTGACCGTGTTGCCGAACTGAAACCTTATTACGAAAAAATGTACGAGGTTTTTCCCGACAACAAAGACCTGTTGCCGTCCCTGCATGCCGTCTATGAGCGTCTTGGTGAAGGGGAGAAGTTGTTTAATATCCTCTCCAGCGAAGAGTCCGAAGAGGAGGATCTTTTTGCCGGAGGTGGTGAACAGGAGTTCTCTGGCGGGGAGGTCAGCGATTTCGATACCGTCAGCTTTGATGATGTGACTCCTTCTGTCAGCGAGGAAACTTCGTCTGATAACTCTTTGGAATTTGATGAACTGGAGTTTGATCTGGTCGATGATGCCCAGGGTGGGGGTGATGAGAGCTCGTTTGATGATATCAGCTTCGATATCAGTGACGATGACGGGGGTGCGGCGCCTGTTGATATTCAGACCGACCTGGAAGAAGCGGATTTTTATCTGCAGCAGGGCCTTCTCGACGAAGCTGAGCAAGTCTGCAAGCGACTGGCCCAGTCGTGTCCCGGCAATGCCGAGGTTCAACAGCGTCTCGACGCCATAGCGTCTCAACGCCAAGGGGACAAGCCTGAAGCTCTTAGCCCTGCTGACATGCCACCCGCCACAACACGAGTCCAGGTTCAAGCTGTGGACAGTGATGAATCGTTCGATCTCGATATGGTGATCGATGATTCCTTTGTCGCTCCTCTGGAAAATGTCGATCTCAATATGGGGGAAGAGGATATCGATTCCAGTCTCGAAGGCACCTTGGGGCAGTCGACTTTCGATGAAGAAGTGCATGATCTGGCGGATTCCCAGCGTGGCATCCAGACGGTTATTGGTGAGGAGGATACCGAATCGGCCTATAATCTCGGGGTAGCCTATAAAGAGATGGGGCTTTATGATGATGCCGTTGCTGAATTTGATAAGGCCATGCGCAGTCCATTGCGCAAAATTGACAGTTTGACCCTGAAAGCGGCATGTTTTATCGATCAACAGAAATTCGATCAGGCTGAGGATGTTTTGACCTTGGGGTTGTCGGATTCGTTGCTGAGTACCAAAGATCGGGTTGTGCTGTATTACGAAACCGGTCTGCTTTACGAAGCATGGCATCGCTATGCGGATGCCTTGGCCAGCTATCAGGTGGTGGCGGATAACGACGCGACGTTCCGTGATGTCAGTATCAAAATCATTGAACTCAAGGAGCTGGTTGACGATGACTCTGGTTCACCCTCCGGTGAATCACGAGTTTCCTATTTATAA
- a CDS encoding AAA family ATPase: protein MSYTEYFGLEREAFSNAPDARFYFDSEQHSQALTRVLRAVDSNKGLAVLVGGIGSGKTTLARRMLDTLPAEMYESSLLVMVHSGITPEWILTRIAMQLGVAKPAADRMTVLKQLYERLLEIDKQGRRAVVLIDEAQMLQTRALMEEFRGLLNLEIPGKKLLNLIFFGLPEVEECLRLDEPLAQRVAMRYYLHSLNEESTLAYIKHRLQVAGAKNMLFAGPAVKLIFQYSAGVPRLINTLCDNCLFEAYLQKLSGVVPQIVQSVAGDLGLTQLPTTQATQGVDAHLSKIETMLSKMEQRRS, encoded by the coding sequence ATGAGCTATACCGAATATTTTGGCCTGGAACGAGAGGCCTTTTCAAATGCTCCGGATGCCCGCTTTTACTTTGACAGTGAACAACACAGTCAGGCCTTGACCCGGGTTTTGCGGGCCGTTGACTCCAATAAGGGGCTGGCTGTTCTGGTGGGTGGTATTGGGTCGGGAAAGACAACCCTGGCACGGCGTATGCTGGATACTCTACCTGCGGAGATGTATGAATCCTCTCTGCTGGTGATGGTTCATTCCGGAATCACACCGGAATGGATTCTGACCCGTATTGCCATGCAGCTCGGCGTTGCCAAGCCGGCCGCGGATCGTATGACGGTGCTCAAGCAACTTTATGAGCGGTTGCTGGAGATCGACAAGCAGGGCCGGCGTGCCGTGGTGTTGATCGATGAGGCCCAGATGCTGCAAACCCGGGCCTTGATGGAAGAGTTTCGTGGCTTGCTCAATCTGGAAATCCCCGGCAAAAAATTGCTTAATCTGATTTTTTTCGGCCTGCCGGAAGTTGAGGAGTGTCTGCGCCTTGATGAACCTCTCGCCCAGCGGGTGGCCATGCGCTATTATCTGCATTCCTTGAATGAAGAATCAACGCTGGCCTATATCAAGCATCGTCTCCAGGTGGCTGGAGCCAAGAATATGTTATTTGCCGGGCCGGCGGTTAAGCTGATTTTCCAATATTCCGCCGGGGTACCGCGTTTGATCAATACGCTGTGCGATAATTGTCTGTTTGAAGCGTATTTGCAGAAGCTTTCAGGCGTGGTGCCGCAGATTGTGCAAAGTGTTGCCGGCGACTTGGGGTTGACCCAGTTGCCGACCACTCAGGCAACTCAGGGGGTTGATGCACACCTGAGCAAAATTGAGACGATGTTGTCCAAGATGGAGCAACGGCGTTCCTGA
- a CDS encoding segregation/condensation protein A gives MLETPPPAAYQVHLESFDGPLDLLLHLVHKNEMDIYDISMAQITRQYLDHLDQMKEHNLDIASEFLVMAATLMHIKSRMLLPRRDPDEGEEEEIDPRAELVQRLLEYRRYKDSAEQLEGYPQLNRDVFVRPDGIEEVADAEQEPMVHDVGVYDLVKALRELLEEAPAPPVHAVSKSALTVAQGIRRLLARLRHEEMVSFRDCFAPSPRRDEIVITFIAVLELVKLQLCRVVQLNQKATLYLYPAESVRRGEVERLEGVDHGYH, from the coding sequence TTGCTCGAAACCCCGCCTCCTGCTGCCTATCAGGTGCACCTGGAGAGTTTTGACGGGCCTCTTGATCTGTTGTTGCATCTGGTGCACAAGAACGAGATGGATATCTACGATATCTCCATGGCGCAGATCACCCGGCAATATCTTGACCATCTCGACCAGATGAAGGAACACAACCTCGATATTGCCAGTGAGTTTCTCGTCATGGCCGCGACACTGATGCACATCAAGTCGCGGATGCTGTTGCCGCGGCGTGACCCGGATGAGGGCGAAGAGGAAGAGATTGATCCTCGGGCGGAACTCGTCCAGCGTCTGCTCGAATATCGCCGTTATAAAGACAGTGCCGAGCAACTGGAAGGCTATCCTCAGCTGAATCGCGATGTGTTTGTGCGTCCGGATGGGATCGAAGAGGTTGCTGATGCTGAACAGGAACCTATGGTCCATGACGTGGGCGTCTATGATCTGGTCAAAGCTCTGCGCGAATTACTTGAGGAAGCTCCGGCACCTCCGGTCCATGCGGTCAGCAAGTCGGCTCTGACCGTGGCTCAGGGGATTCGTCGTTTGTTGGCCCGGTTGCGTCATGAGGAGATGGTGTCGTTTCGCGATTGCTTTGCGCCATCGCCGCGACGCGATGAAATTGTGATCACTTTTATTGCGGTTCTTGAGCTGGTGAAGCTGCAGCTGTGTCGGGTGGTCCAGCTCAATCAGAAAGCGACCCTTTATCTTTATCCGGCGGAATCCGTGCGTCGCGGCGAGGTGGAGCGGCTTGAGGGAGTCGATCATGGATACCACTAG
- the hfq gene encoding RNA chaperone Hfq has product MAKTPFNIQDQYLNQARKERVKITVVMMSGEQLQGYIKSFDNFCVLIESGGDFLLYKHAISSITSADGLFKLHGGRD; this is encoded by the coding sequence ATGGCAAAAACACCATTTAACATTCAGGATCAGTATTTGAACCAGGCGCGCAAAGAGCGCGTTAAGATTACCGTTGTCATGATGTCGGGTGAACAGTTGCAGGGTTATATCAAATCGTTTGATAATTTCTGTGTGCTGATTGAAAGTGGCGGCGACTTTTTGCTGTATAAACACGCGATTTCATCCATTACCTCAGCCGACGGCTTGTTCAAGTTACACGGCGGCCGCGATTAG
- a CDS encoding pseudouridine synthase → MAATERLQKLIAQAGLASRRQAEQWLKDGRVRVNGRSVTLGDKADPSSDRIEVDGKPLPRAEQKLYLLLNKPLGYVTTLKDPQGRPTIRRFLKGIPQRVYPVGRLDVNSEGLLLLTNDGALTQHLLHPRHQVSKTYRVKVSGRISAEACRHLEQGVELEDGVTAPAVVRNVHHSPRNSWFDLEIREGRNRQVRRMCRAVGYEVSALKRIRIGSLELGTLAKGQCRFLTPKEIQALKS, encoded by the coding sequence ATGGCAGCAACTGAGCGTTTGCAAAAACTGATCGCCCAGGCGGGCCTGGCATCGCGTCGCCAGGCCGAACAATGGCTCAAAGACGGCAGGGTGCGTGTCAATGGTCGTTCGGTGACTCTCGGTGACAAAGCCGATCCGTCCAGTGATCGGATTGAAGTGGACGGTAAGCCGTTGCCGCGGGCGGAACAGAAACTCTATCTGTTGTTGAACAAGCCGCTGGGCTATGTGACGACGCTCAAAGATCCCCAGGGGCGGCCGACCATCCGGCGTTTTTTAAAGGGGATTCCCCAGCGGGTGTATCCGGTGGGGCGCTTGGACGTCAACAGCGAGGGATTGCTGCTGTTGACCAATGACGGCGCTCTGACCCAGCACTTGTTGCATCCTCGCCATCAGGTCAGTAAAACCTACCGCGTCAAGGTCAGTGGCCGGATCAGTGCAGAGGCCTGTCGCCATCTTGAACAGGGGGTAGAGCTGGAGGATGGTGTGACGGCTCCCGCAGTGGTGCGCAATGTTCATCATTCGCCGCGCAACAGCTGGTTTGACCTGGAAATTCGTGAAGGGCGTAATCGACAGGTGCGGCGTATGTGTCGTGCTGTAGGCTATGAAGTGAGTGCCTTAAAGCGTATCCGTATCGGCTCGCTGGAATTGGGGACGCTGGCCAAGGGGCAGTGTCGTTTTTTGACTCCCAAGGAAATTCAGGCGCTTAAGTCTTAG
- the mutL gene encoding DNA mismatch repair endonuclease MutL has protein sequence MPQKNRIAILPETLCNQIAAGEVVERPASVVKELVENALDAQATEISVDVDRGGKKRIRVSDNGFGMSKEDLFLCFERHATSKIRSENDLFHLSSLGFRGEALPSIAAVSRLAVISAQAGEETGNRLELVAGEVRHHEPEAASVGTRFEIRDLFFNLPARRKFLRRDETEFGHIAEIITRLSLAHPQVHFRLIHNQRTILDLYRQKSLKARVADILGRSVVEKLIDIDCGDNNLRLSGFIADPTLNRSSTQGIYSFINGRFVKDRVLQHAILDGYRHLLMKGRYPVCVLFLQLEPEKVDVNVHPTKHEVRFHDQRGVHDFVSTVLRRQLRRCQQGPFCDDGRQMAAQVGRAVQPALPVTGYDAPQQPNPSSSIVDRQAPVGATPSPSPADEEQVREPFGGYARDAAPVSVTSSLLAPVDHGDGPHEKTLGLEDTSTFFSNLRVIGQFHRSYILCEDGDDLVLIDQHAAHERIGFERLKNQLAQGKIEQQELLFPEVIELNLREDAELQECLERFETLGFVLEPFGGTSWAVKAVPAYIEKKDIKTMVCDMLTDFSSVGSSDVSQQAIDEVLIKMACHGMIRANQALQLDEMVALLRQLDEVDFNRHCPHGRPVMQRLTLHDVEKMFKRV, from the coding sequence ATGCCGCAAAAAAATCGAATCGCCATCCTGCCGGAAACCCTGTGTAACCAGATTGCCGCTGGTGAAGTGGTTGAGCGACCGGCATCCGTTGTTAAAGAGCTGGTGGAAAATGCCCTGGATGCCCAGGCGACAGAGATCAGTGTCGATGTTGATCGGGGAGGCAAAAAAAGGATCCGTGTCAGCGACAATGGCTTTGGTATGAGTAAGGAAGATCTGTTCTTATGCTTCGAACGCCATGCGACCAGCAAAATTCGCAGTGAAAACGATCTGTTTCATTTGAGCTCCCTGGGGTTCCGCGGCGAAGCGCTGCCGTCGATTGCCGCTGTTTCGCGGCTGGCGGTCATCAGCGCTCAAGCAGGTGAGGAAACCGGCAACCGTCTCGAGTTGGTTGCCGGAGAAGTGCGCCACCATGAGCCGGAAGCCGCGTCGGTGGGGACACGCTTTGAAATTCGTGATCTGTTTTTCAACCTGCCGGCCCGACGTAAATTTTTGCGGCGCGATGAAACCGAATTCGGCCATATTGCCGAGATTATCACCCGCTTAAGTCTGGCTCATCCGCAGGTTCATTTTCGCCTGATCCACAATCAGCGGACCATTCTTGATCTCTACCGGCAAAAATCTCTCAAGGCGCGCGTGGCGGATATCCTGGGGCGTTCGGTGGTTGAGAAGCTGATTGATATCGACTGCGGCGACAATAACCTGCGTCTTTCGGGGTTTATTGCCGACCCGACGTTGAACCGATCATCCACCCAGGGGATCTACAGTTTTATTAATGGCCGGTTTGTCAAGGATCGGGTCCTGCAACATGCCATTCTCGACGGTTATCGTCATTTGTTGATGAAGGGACGTTATCCGGTGTGTGTCCTGTTCCTCCAGCTGGAGCCGGAAAAGGTCGACGTCAATGTTCATCCGACCAAGCATGAGGTGCGTTTTCATGATCAGCGCGGGGTGCATGATTTTGTCAGCACGGTCCTACGCCGGCAGTTGCGTCGTTGTCAGCAGGGTCCATTCTGTGATGACGGGCGACAGATGGCCGCCCAAGTAGGCAGGGCGGTGCAACCTGCCCTCCCTGTTACTGGATACGACGCGCCGCAACAACCCAATCCTTCCTCATCAATCGTCGATCGTCAAGCTCCTGTGGGAGCAACACCATCCCCTTCTCCGGCGGATGAGGAGCAGGTTCGCGAGCCCTTCGGAGGCTATGCGCGGGATGCCGCACCGGTTTCCGTCACGTCATCCCTCTTGGCACCCGTTGATCACGGCGATGGGCCACATGAAAAAACACTCGGTCTGGAAGATACTTCAACCTTTTTTTCCAATTTGCGCGTCATTGGACAGTTCCATCGCAGTTACATTCTCTGTGAAGACGGTGACGACCTGGTGTTGATTGATCAACACGCCGCCCATGAGCGGATCGGGTTTGAGCGCTTGAAAAATCAGCTGGCACAGGGAAAAATTGAGCAGCAGGAGTTGTTATTTCCCGAAGTGATTGAACTTAATCTACGTGAAGACGCCGAATTGCAGGAATGCCTGGAGCGTTTTGAAACCTTGGGATTTGTTCTGGAACCTTTTGGCGGGACAAGTTGGGCGGTAAAAGCGGTTCCGGCTTATATTGAGAAAAAAGACATTAAAACAATGGTTTGTGACATGTTGACTGATTTCAGCTCCGTTGGTTCCAGCGATGTTTCCCAACAGGCGATTGACGAGGTTCTGATTAAGATGGCCTGCCATGGTATGATTCGTGCAAATCAGGCCTTGCAACTGGATGAGATGGTTGCACTGCTCCGTCAGCTTGATGAGGTGGATTTTAACCGCCATTGTCCTCACGGCCGTCCGGTGATGCAGCGTTTAACGCTTCATGACGTGGAAAAGATGTTCAAACGCGTATGA
- the scpB gene encoding SMC-Scp complex subunit ScpB gives MDTTSSQLKARLEAVLFSSDEPLRFDRLLALFEVEATALRQALQELMVEYAQENRGVVLQEVAGGFQIRTRAEYAPWILKLNKTRVTRLSKAATESLAIIAYRQPVTRAEIEYLRGVDSGGVVRMLMEKQLVKIVGKKDVPGRPLLYGTSRHFLEFFGLKDLTELPNLQEFADPEDGALSLEMDFDGHGSN, from the coding sequence ATGGATACCACTAGCAGCCAGCTTAAAGCGCGCCTGGAGGCGGTTCTGTTCAGCAGTGACGAACCGTTGCGGTTTGATCGTTTACTGGCGTTATTTGAGGTCGAGGCCACGGCTCTGCGCCAGGCCTTGCAGGAGCTGATGGTCGAATATGCCCAAGAAAACCGGGGCGTGGTGTTGCAGGAGGTCGCCGGTGGTTTTCAGATTCGAACCCGGGCCGAATACGCACCGTGGATTTTGAAACTCAACAAAACCCGTGTGACCCGCCTGTCCAAGGCGGCGACGGAAAGCCTGGCCATTATCGCCTATCGCCAACCGGTCACCCGCGCGGAAATTGAATATTTGCGCGGTGTCGACTCCGGCGGCGTGGTGCGCATGCTGATGGAAAAACAGCTGGTGAAAATTGTCGGCAAGAAAGATGTTCCCGGACGCCCTCTGCTTTATGGAACCAGCCGTCATTTTCTCGAATTTTTTGGTTTGAAGGATTTAACGGAGTTGCCCAACTTGCAGGAGTTTGCAGACCCTGAAGACGGCGCTCTTTCTTTGGAAATGGATTTTGACGGTCATGGCAGCAACTGA
- a CDS encoding DUF512 domain-containing protein: MLEIVSVDDGSIADQLELCTGDYLLAVNGEDVHDQIDYELLLRGESLVLDVEKQDGSLWELDFEKDEEEPLGLHFAPPSPRQCHNRCQFCFVRQLPDGMRDSLYVRDDDYRYSYLYGAYISLTNLSEDDISFILRQQLSPLYVSVHATDKNVRSALLGRPVESPLPLLKRLIAGGIELHTQIVLCPGINDGAVLEKTINALAALYPQVKTLAVVPVGLTGHRQTLPRLQRFTVEQCREVITLIETAQQRFMQYYDSRFVFAADEFYLQGQVAVPKLTAYESLDQVENGVGLVALFRHEEQEVLAEPADYAGCEMGLVTGRSAAGELSRFVQRFNEHTGSRLQVFVVENHFFSGGVTVAGLLTGHDIVEQLQGQKLPGILLIPDMMCREGQDVLLDDMTLEELAVTLDVEIAKIPPSPWGIADFVAYYQDVTA, encoded by the coding sequence ATGTTGGAAATTGTTTCAGTGGATGACGGTAGTATCGCCGATCAGCTAGAGCTGTGCACGGGCGATTATCTGCTGGCCGTGAACGGTGAAGACGTTCATGATCAGATTGATTACGAATTATTGCTGCGCGGCGAGTCGCTGGTTCTCGATGTTGAGAAACAGGATGGCAGTTTATGGGAACTCGATTTTGAGAAAGACGAAGAGGAACCGCTTGGGCTCCACTTCGCACCACCGAGTCCCCGTCAATGTCATAACCGCTGCCAGTTCTGTTTTGTCCGCCAGCTACCTGACGGAATGCGGGATAGCCTCTATGTGCGTGATGACGACTACCGCTATTCCTATCTCTACGGCGCTTATATCAGTCTGACCAATTTAAGTGAAGACGATATTTCGTTTATCCTCCGTCAGCAGCTTTCGCCATTGTACGTATCGGTGCATGCCACGGATAAAAACGTGCGCAGTGCTCTGCTTGGTCGTCCCGTGGAGTCACCGCTGCCCTTGTTAAAGCGACTGATTGCCGGAGGGATTGAGCTGCATACACAGATTGTTCTGTGCCCCGGCATCAATGATGGGGCGGTGCTGGAAAAAACCATCAATGCGTTAGCAGCGTTATATCCGCAGGTAAAGACGCTGGCGGTGGTCCCGGTCGGCTTAACCGGCCATCGTCAGACGCTGCCCCGGTTGCAGCGTTTTACCGTTGAGCAGTGCCGTGAAGTGATCACCCTTATTGAGACCGCACAGCAGCGCTTTATGCAGTACTATGACAGTCGTTTTGTCTTTGCGGCGGATGAATTTTACCTGCAGGGACAGGTGGCCGTCCCCAAACTGACGGCTTATGAGTCGTTAGATCAGGTTGAAAACGGTGTCGGACTGGTTGCCCTGTTTCGTCATGAAGAACAGGAGGTTCTGGCTGAGCCCGCCGATTATGCCGGCTGCGAAATGGGCCTTGTTACCGGTCGCTCCGCTGCCGGTGAATTGAGCCGGTTTGTCCAACGCTTCAATGAACACACGGGGAGCCGTTTGCAGGTTTTTGTCGTTGAAAATCATTTTTTTTCCGGCGGCGTCACGGTCGCCGGACTGTTAACGGGGCATGACATTGTTGAGCAGTTGCAGGGACAAAAACTTCCCGGAATTCTGCTGATTCCCGATATGATGTGTCGTGAAGGGCAGGATGTTCTGCTGGATGATATGACCCTCGAAGAACTTGCCGTAACCCTTGATGTTGAGATTGCCAAGATTCCCCCCTCACCGTGGGGGATTGCTGATTTTGTCGCATATTATCAGGATGTGACCGCTTAA